The following are encoded together in the Ovis canadensis isolate MfBH-ARS-UI-01 breed Bighorn chromosome 2, ARS-UI_OviCan_v2, whole genome shotgun sequence genome:
- the SH2D5 gene encoding SH2 domain-containing protein 5 isoform X2 codes for MPGCGGEPLMGAPRLRTSLGHQPCSPCPLQPPLHLREKPAALGAMQKAGARGRRASDCGPAPQRPRCITKFAQYVGSFPVDDLDPQESVWLVQQQLWALKDCPRRRAVILKFSLQGLKIYSGEGEVLLMAHALRRILYATWCPADCQFAFMARNPRSPASKLFCHLFVGSQPGEVQILHLLLCRSFQLAYLLQHPEERARPEPCPGPVGDVTLKPVSGPGGPPGLVREPFGRDQLSQNVNALVSFRRLPAEGSEGSGKELLESGSRGSARHVRLGNPYCSPTLVRKKAIRSKVLRSGAYRACTYEAQLQLSAREALPAAWEAWPRGPGGPSCLVESGGSLTENIWAFAGISRPSALALLRRDVLGAFLLWPEPGASGQWCLSVRTQCGVVPHQVFRNHVGRYCVEHLPAEFPSLEALVEHHAGTERSLFCSLDMGRLNPGYEEQDCGPEGWPPRTLRPLGHAKSEAELQGLG; via the exons ATGCCAGGATGTGGAGGGGAGCCTCTGATGGGTGCTCCGAGGCTGCGTACCAGCCTTGGGCACCAGCCCTGCTCTCCCTGCCCTTTGCAGCCTCCTCTCCATCTGAGGGAGAAGCCGGCCGCCCTGGGGGCTATGCAGaaggcaggggccaggggccggAGGGCCTCTGACTGCGGCCCTGCCCCTCAGCGGCCCCGGTGCATCACCAAGTTTGCccag TATGTGGGCTCCTTCCCCGTGGACGACCTGGACCCCCAGGAGAGTGTGTGGCTGGTCCAGCAGCAGCTGTGGGCACTGAAG GACTGTCCCCGACGCCGGGCCGTCATCCTGAAATTCAGCCTTCAGGGCCTCAAGATCTACAGCGGGGAGGGCGAG GTGCTCCTGATGGCGCACGCCCTGAGGCGCATCCTCTATGCCACCTGGTGCCCAGCCGACTGCCAGTTTGCCTTCATGGCCCGAAACCCCAGGAGCCCAGCCAGCAAGCTCTTCTGCCACCTCTTTGTGGGCAGCCAGCCTGGAGAG gTCCAGATCCTTCACCTGCTGCTCTGCCGCTCCTTCCAGCTCGCTTACCTCCTGCAGCACCCGGAGGAGCGGGCCCGGCCCGAGCCCTGCCCAGGGCCTGTGGGGGACGTTACCCTGAAGCCCGTGTCCGGCCCTGGGGGGCCCCCTGGCCTAGTACGGGAACCCTTCGGCCGGGATCAGCTCTCACAGAACGTTAATGCGCTGGTCTCCTTCCGGCGGCTGCCGGCAGAGGGGTCTGAGGGCAGCGGG AAGGAGCTGCTGGAGTCGGGGAGCCGCGGGAGCGCCCGCCACGTGCGCCTGGGGAACCCGTACTGCTCGCCCACGCTTGTGCGCAAGAAGGCCATCCGCAGCAAGGTGCTCCGCTCCGGGGCCTACCGCGCCTGCACCTACGAGGCGCAGCTGCAGCTGTCCGCCCGCGAGGCCC TTCCTGCCGCGTGGGAGGCCTGGCCCCGGGGGCCCGGGGGCCCCTCGTGCCTGGTGGAGAGCGGGGGAAGCCTGACGGAGAACATCTGGGCCTTTGCTGGCATCTCCAG GCCCAGCGCCCTCGCCCTGCTGCGGAGAGACGTGCTTGGAGCCTTCCTGCTGTGGCCTGAGCCGGGCGCCAGTGGCCAGTGGTGCCTGTCGGTGAGGACGCAGTGTGGCGTGGTGCCCCACCAAGTCTTCCGGAACCACGTGGGCCGCTACTGCGTGGAG cacctgCCAGCCGAGTTCCCCAGCCTGGAAGCCCTGGTGGAGCACCACGCGGGAACGGAGCGGAGCCTCTTCTGCTCCCTCGACATGGGCCGCCTGAACCCCGGCTATGAGGAGCAGGACTGCGGGCCCGAGGGCTGGCCTCCTCGGACGCTCCGGCCCCTTGGCCACGCCAAGTCCGAGGCAGAGCTGCAGGGTCTGGGTTAG
- the SH2D5 gene encoding SH2 domain-containing protein 5 isoform X1, translating into MQKAGARGRRASDCGPAPQRPRCITKFAQYVGSFPVDDLDPQESVWLVQQQLWALKDCPRRRAVILKFSLQGLKIYSGEGEVLLMAHALRRILYATWCPADCQFAFMARNPRSPASKLFCHLFVGSQPGEVQILHLLLCRSFQLAYLLQHPEERARPEPCPGPVGDVTLKPVSGPGGPPGLVREPFGRDQLSQNVNALVSFRRLPAEGSEGSGKELLESGSRGSARHVRLGNPYCSPTLVRKKAIRSKVLRSGAYRACTYEAQLQLSAREALPAAWEAWPRGPGGPSCLVESGGSLTENIWAFAGISRPSALALLRRDVLGAFLLWPEPGASGQWCLSVRTQCGVVPHQVFRNHVGRYCVEHLPAEFPSLEALVEHHAGTERSLFCSLDMGRLNPGYEEQDCGPEGWPPRTLRPLGHAKSEAELQGLG; encoded by the exons ATGCAGaaggcaggggccaggggccggAGGGCCTCTGACTGCGGCCCTGCCCCTCAGCGGCCCCGGTGCATCACCAAGTTTGCccag TATGTGGGCTCCTTCCCCGTGGACGACCTGGACCCCCAGGAGAGTGTGTGGCTGGTCCAGCAGCAGCTGTGGGCACTGAAG GACTGTCCCCGACGCCGGGCCGTCATCCTGAAATTCAGCCTTCAGGGCCTCAAGATCTACAGCGGGGAGGGCGAG GTGCTCCTGATGGCGCACGCCCTGAGGCGCATCCTCTATGCCACCTGGTGCCCAGCCGACTGCCAGTTTGCCTTCATGGCCCGAAACCCCAGGAGCCCAGCCAGCAAGCTCTTCTGCCACCTCTTTGTGGGCAGCCAGCCTGGAGAG gTCCAGATCCTTCACCTGCTGCTCTGCCGCTCCTTCCAGCTCGCTTACCTCCTGCAGCACCCGGAGGAGCGGGCCCGGCCCGAGCCCTGCCCAGGGCCTGTGGGGGACGTTACCCTGAAGCCCGTGTCCGGCCCTGGGGGGCCCCCTGGCCTAGTACGGGAACCCTTCGGCCGGGATCAGCTCTCACAGAACGTTAATGCGCTGGTCTCCTTCCGGCGGCTGCCGGCAGAGGGGTCTGAGGGCAGCGGG AAGGAGCTGCTGGAGTCGGGGAGCCGCGGGAGCGCCCGCCACGTGCGCCTGGGGAACCCGTACTGCTCGCCCACGCTTGTGCGCAAGAAGGCCATCCGCAGCAAGGTGCTCCGCTCCGGGGCCTACCGCGCCTGCACCTACGAGGCGCAGCTGCAGCTGTCCGCCCGCGAGGCCC TTCCTGCCGCGTGGGAGGCCTGGCCCCGGGGGCCCGGGGGCCCCTCGTGCCTGGTGGAGAGCGGGGGAAGCCTGACGGAGAACATCTGGGCCTTTGCTGGCATCTCCAG GCCCAGCGCCCTCGCCCTGCTGCGGAGAGACGTGCTTGGAGCCTTCCTGCTGTGGCCTGAGCCGGGCGCCAGTGGCCAGTGGTGCCTGTCGGTGAGGACGCAGTGTGGCGTGGTGCCCCACCAAGTCTTCCGGAACCACGTGGGCCGCTACTGCGTGGAG cacctgCCAGCCGAGTTCCCCAGCCTGGAAGCCCTGGTGGAGCACCACGCGGGAACGGAGCGGAGCCTCTTCTGCTCCCTCGACATGGGCCGCCTGAACCCCGGCTATGAGGAGCAGGACTGCGGGCCCGAGGGCTGGCCTCCTCGGACGCTCCGGCCCCTTGGCCACGCCAAGTCCGAGGCAGAGCTGCAGGGTCTGGGTTAG